Proteins encoded together in one Candidatus Eisenbacteria bacterium window:
- a CDS encoding O-antigen ligase family protein: MDRQHTIAAAFPLFPALLATHNIPRMTHTTAVAAVPPRDEKKRWSRAILIAAAILAPAVILIALVTRAGLLLVVSGGAVGLVLWSLLDIRATFLIGVLLATFVDYETGHLTLEMTVLCAWFAWISLLLFWRSTWKSWVRPPSELLQGLAVWLGACAVGVTLGLLHGNNIRSLGIEVAGALWPALALGMMQVYKRRNAVYAGLGLVAIGLVHTGFGLTMLQIYHRRLGGIYFTTVTGMVAVGLWTVALLAPTRKMRVFCLFAMIPMLAHLLFSFTRGYWLGFIVGLALATILSWRNLGCFEPRVRSRRFLLLPALVGIFAVTAGLSTVYFGKGDLLSSIGRRFSASFSTDLEGETVSNILRLVEWERAVNAALESPVIGNGFGFAIMNRDPFLGTTREQWFVHNYYLLIWLNLGIVGLAAFGFLLWKLIRAASRVAGEDPFWLVRAWAIAAIAVTGQVLVILLTNYSLADVNTAFAFAYIWGVFWALRADAKSTA; the protein is encoded by the coding sequence ATGGACCGGCAGCATACCATCGCTGCGGCGTTCCCGCTTTTTCCGGCGCTCTTGGCGACGCATAACATCCCCAGAATGACACACACTACTGCAGTGGCAGCGGTCCCGCCACGAGACGAGAAGAAACGGTGGAGTCGGGCGATCCTCATCGCCGCGGCGATTCTCGCTCCCGCCGTGATCCTCATCGCCCTGGTGACACGCGCCGGGTTGCTGCTCGTTGTCTCGGGCGGCGCGGTCGGCCTCGTCCTCTGGTCGCTACTTGATATCCGCGCGACCTTTCTCATCGGCGTGCTGCTGGCCACGTTCGTCGACTATGAGACCGGCCACCTCACCCTGGAAATGACTGTGCTCTGTGCGTGGTTCGCTTGGATCTCCCTCCTGTTGTTTTGGCGAAGCACCTGGAAGTCGTGGGTCCGTCCGCCCTCCGAGCTGCTGCAGGGGCTGGCGGTCTGGCTCGGCGCCTGCGCCGTCGGCGTGACCCTCGGGCTTCTTCATGGGAACAACATTCGGAGCCTCGGCATTGAGGTGGCAGGCGCGCTGTGGCCGGCTCTAGCGCTAGGCATGATGCAGGTTTATAAGCGGAGGAACGCGGTCTATGCAGGGCTAGGATTGGTGGCGATCGGCCTCGTCCACACTGGATTCGGCCTCACCATGCTGCAGATCTACCACCGGCGCTTGGGCGGGATCTATTTCACCACGGTGACAGGAATGGTTGCCGTCGGACTCTGGACGGTAGCCCTTCTAGCACCAACCCGGAAGATGCGCGTGTTCTGCCTGTTCGCCATGATCCCGATGCTCGCGCATCTTCTCTTCTCCTTTACGCGAGGGTATTGGCTTGGATTCATCGTTGGGCTCGCCCTTGCTACCATTCTGTCGTGGCGCAACCTGGGATGCTTCGAGCCCCGCGTCCGTTCCCGCCGTTTCCTCCTACTCCCTGCGCTCGTCGGAATCTTCGCGGTGACCGCCGGGCTCTCGACTGTCTATTTCGGCAAGGGCGACCTTCTGTCCTCCATCGGACGGCGCTTCAGCGCTTCCTTCTCGACGGACCTGGAAGGTGAGACCGTCTCCAACATCTTGCGTCTCGTCGAGTGGGAGCGGGCCGTCAACGCAGCACTCGAATCCCCGGTCATCGGGAATGGGTTCGGCTTCGCCATCATGAATCGCGATCCCTTTCTCGGCACGACCCGAGAGCAGTGGTTCGTTCATAACTATTACCTCCTCATCTGGCTCAATTTGGGAATCGTCGGCCTCGCGGCTTTTGGGTTTCTACTCTGGAAGCTGATCCGCGCGGCGAGTCGGGTGGCGGGGGAAGACCCCTTCTGGCTCGTTCGGGCATGGGCAATCGCCGCAATCGCGGTGACCGGACAGGTGCTCGTGATCCTGCTGACGAACTACTCTCTAGCCGATGTGAACACCGCCTTCGCGTTCGCGTACATCTGGGGCGTTTTCTGGGCCCTCCGTGCGGACGCGAAATCCACCGCATGA